In a genomic window of Candidatus Schekmanbacteria bacterium RIFCSPLOWO2_02_FULL_38_14:
- a CDS encoding phosphoribosyl-AMP cyclohydrolase, which yields MKAEELRYDENGLIPAIIQDIENNEVLMMAYMDKTAFELTLKTGRAHYWSRSRKKYWMKGESSGHTQEVKEIYFDCDKDTLLIKIKQNVAACHNGYRSCFYRKMDAKTGEVAIICKKIFDEKKVYE from the coding sequence ATGAAAGCAGAGGAATTAAGGTATGATGAAAATGGCTTAATACCTGCAATAATCCAGGATATTGAAAACAACGAAGTGCTGATGATGGCATATATGGATAAAACAGCCTTTGAGCTGACATTGAAAACAGGCAGGGCTCATTACTGGAGCAGATCAAGAAAAAAATACTGGATGAAGGGTGAATCATCAGGACATACGCAGGAGGTAAAGGAGATATATTTTGACTGTGACAAGGATACTCTACTTATAAAAATAAAACAGAATGTTGCAGCCTGCCACAATGGATACCGTTCCTGTTTTTACAGAAAAATGGATGCTAAAACAGGAGAGGTTGCAATAATCTGCAAAAAGATTTTTGATGAAAAAAAAGTCTACGAATAA